In the genome of Nocardioides marmoribigeumensis, one region contains:
- a CDS encoding aldehyde dehydrogenase family protein: MTDTFVRPDWTPLDLPRAEQSFCVTNGDRFDTTDPTTGEVVASLTASTLEDVAGAVERARAAFGRRGWRNDGQVRCRVLFRYAEALRANRERLAELLTREQGKTLAESRNEIEGSADMVEFYAGLARSTYGRAIPVGDDAHSVILREPLGVVGVITPWNWPVVLLMRALAPALAAGNTVVVKPASLTPAVTVECLALLAADPDLPEGVLTCVLGSGAVVGDALVTNRHVEMIAFTGESGTGINVLKQAANDLRKVSLELGGKSPNIVFADADLDKALDGAVNAAFTTSGQICTAGSRLLLEDSIYEDFLARLTERVRALRLGDPLDPTTQMGPVVSRSQQTSVNGYVELGRAEGKLLVGDDLDDTEALRQGCYVAPAIVTDLPRSSRVVQEEIFGPVLVVQRFSGEAEAIEIAEDSQFGLAAGIWTSDLNRAWRVGRAVSSGTIWINTYHHFYPEAEVGGFRQSGLGRQQGLEGIHEFTETKHLNFDSKSTLF, from the coding sequence ATGACCGACACGTTCGTCCGGCCCGACTGGACCCCCCTGGACCTGCCCCGCGCCGAGCAGTCGTTCTGCGTGACCAACGGGGACCGGTTCGACACCACCGACCCGACCACCGGCGAGGTCGTCGCCTCGCTGACCGCCTCGACGCTCGAGGACGTCGCCGGCGCCGTGGAGCGCGCCAGGGCCGCCTTCGGTCGCCGCGGGTGGCGCAACGACGGGCAGGTGCGCTGCCGGGTGCTGTTCCGCTACGCCGAGGCGCTGCGGGCCAACCGCGAGCGGCTGGCCGAGCTGCTGACCCGCGAGCAGGGCAAGACCCTGGCCGAGTCACGCAACGAGATCGAGGGCTCGGCCGACATGGTCGAGTTCTACGCCGGCCTGGCACGCAGCACCTACGGCCGGGCGATCCCGGTCGGGGACGACGCGCACTCGGTGATCCTGCGCGAGCCCCTGGGCGTCGTGGGGGTGATCACCCCGTGGAACTGGCCCGTGGTGCTCCTGATGCGTGCGCTGGCTCCTGCCCTGGCCGCCGGCAACACCGTCGTGGTCAAGCCCGCCAGCCTGACCCCCGCCGTGACCGTGGAGTGCCTCGCGCTCCTGGCCGCCGACCCCGACCTGCCCGAGGGCGTCCTGACCTGCGTGCTCGGCTCCGGTGCGGTCGTCGGGGACGCCCTGGTCACCAACCGCCATGTCGAGATGATCGCCTTCACCGGCGAGTCCGGCACGGGGATCAACGTGCTCAAGCAGGCCGCCAACGACCTGCGCAAGGTGTCCCTGGAGCTCGGCGGCAAGTCCCCCAACATCGTCTTCGCCGACGCCGACCTCGACAAGGCGCTCGACGGCGCCGTCAACGCCGCCTTCACCACCAGCGGCCAGATCTGCACTGCGGGGAGCCGGCTCCTGCTGGAGGACTCGATCTACGAGGACTTCCTGGCCCGGCTCACCGAGCGGGTCCGGGCGCTACGCCTCGGCGACCCGCTGGACCCGACCACCCAGATGGGTCCGGTCGTCTCCCGCTCGCAGCAGACGTCGGTCAACGGCTACGTCGAGCTGGGCCGCGCCGAGGGCAAGCTGCTCGTCGGCGACGACCTCGATGACACCGAGGCGCTGCGGCAGGGCTGCTACGTCGCCCCCGCGATCGTGACCGACCTGCCGCGCTCGTCACGCGTGGTGCAGGAGGAGATCTTCGGACCGGTCCTCGTGGTCCAGCGCTTCTCCGGCGAGGCGGAGGCGATCGAGATCGCCGAGGACTCGCAGTTCGGCCTCGCGGCGGGCATCTGGACCAGCGACCTCAACCGCGCCTGGCGCGTGGGTCGGGCGGTCAGCTCCGGGACGATCTGGATCAACACCTACCACCACTTCTACCCCGAGGCGGAGGTCGGCGGGTTCCGCCAGTCCGGCCTGGGACGTCAGCAGGGCCTCGAGGGGATCCACGAGTTCACCGAGACCAAGCACCTCAACTTCGACTCCAAGTCCACCCTCTTCTAG
- a CDS encoding tautomerase family protein, which translates to MPFVMVHLWEGRTLDQKRALTKAITDAMVEHADANPDALHVTVQEYSRENWARAGVLGVDRTDA; encoded by the coding sequence ATGCCGTTCGTGATGGTTCACCTCTGGGAGGGCAGGACCCTCGACCAGAAGCGCGCGCTGACCAAGGCGATCACCGACGCGATGGTCGAGCATGCCGACGCCAACCCCGACGCCCTGCACGTCACCGTGCAGGAGTACTCCCGCGAGAACTGGGCCCGCGCCGGCGTCCTGGGCGTGGACAGGACCGACGCATGA
- a CDS encoding isochorismatase family protein, producing MSLDLLRAERAALLVIDPQNAFCHPEGTLGISGVDVAPAQAAIGRIRELASAFQEAGLPVVWTQQVHLARDVSRSRKVLPSHTQKRNRVSALSGTWDADFVDEVKDLVTDPTYVVVKHRFGGFYETRLQALLDMLGVNALFIVGVTANACVETTLREAYLRDYDVVAVRDGIAAVRPEWTETAEGVWAHYLGVVSDTEEVLGWLSRATRPQALGVHHLLLETQDLDTSVDFFVDVLGFDVRKREDFRDGRRLVVTHQGLGLTEGGSGATGVLQHLCFSARHIDAIAERAKAAGHTIVRGPGPGPYGHTVYVLDPDGNEIELFDAETN from the coding sequence ATGAGCCTCGACCTGCTCCGCGCCGAGCGCGCCGCGCTGCTGGTCATCGACCCGCAGAACGCCTTCTGCCACCCCGAGGGCACCCTGGGGATCTCTGGGGTCGACGTCGCCCCCGCCCAGGCCGCCATCGGCAGGATCCGCGAGCTCGCCTCGGCCTTCCAGGAGGCCGGGCTCCCGGTGGTGTGGACCCAGCAGGTCCACCTCGCGCGCGACGTCAGCAGGTCCCGCAAGGTCCTGCCGTCCCACACCCAGAAGCGCAACCGGGTCTCGGCCCTGTCGGGCACGTGGGACGCCGACTTCGTCGACGAGGTCAAGGACCTCGTGACCGACCCGACGTACGTCGTGGTCAAGCACCGCTTCGGCGGCTTCTACGAGACGCGCCTGCAGGCCCTGCTCGACATGCTCGGCGTCAACGCGCTGTTCATCGTCGGCGTCACCGCCAACGCCTGCGTCGAGACCACCCTGCGCGAGGCCTACCTCCGTGACTACGACGTCGTCGCCGTGCGCGACGGCATCGCGGCCGTGCGTCCGGAGTGGACCGAGACCGCGGAGGGCGTCTGGGCCCACTACCTGGGCGTGGTCTCCGACACCGAGGAGGTGCTCGGCTGGCTCTCCCGCGCCACCCGCCCCCAGGCGCTCGGCGTCCACCACCTCCTCCTGGAGACCCAGGACCTCGACACCTCGGTCGACTTCTTCGTCGACGTGCTCGGGTTCGACGTGCGCAAGCGCGAGGACTTCCGCGACGGCCGGCGCCTGGTGGTCACCCACCAGGGTCTCGGCCTGACCGAGGGCGGCAGTGGCGCGACCGGGGTCCTGCAGCACCTGTGCTTCAGCGCGCGCCACATCGACGCCATCGCCGAGCGGGCCAAGGCGGCCGGCCACACCATCGTGCGCGGCCCCGGCCCCGGCCCCTACGGCCACACCGTCTACGTCCTGGACCCGGACGGCAACGAGATCGAGCTCTTCGACGCCGAGACCAACTGA
- a CDS encoding mandelate racemase/muconate lactonizing enzyme family protein, whose amino-acid sequence MKITDIQIHLVKLPARRDHNWASKMATPIGHHAILELTTDEGIVGWGEAPAGGTWGGAHMRYYGETPETVRHVVLDHLLPAIQGLDPLDISTIHRRMDQVIKGHPYAKAAVDIACYDAAGKALGVPVSSLLGGRHREGIEVAHSLGIMDLDRCFAEAEEAVAEGARTIKCKTGLDPERDVALVRGLRERLGAEVKIRVDGNEGYSSVNEAVDVTLRQEEYDILLCEQPVAGAEGLARVASRISSPVMADESAWTVHDILELDKLDAAACISLYVTKPGGLYRARQVGEVAGHLGIYTDIGGSIETAIGNAANLHLGTAMANAVLPSVCPVSQPEGREGPRMAGVYYLDDLVTEPFRFVDGVVMAPTGPGLGIEVDREKIARYTV is encoded by the coding sequence GTGAAGATCACCGACATCCAGATCCACCTGGTCAAGCTGCCCGCACGGCGTGACCACAACTGGGCCAGCAAGATGGCCACGCCGATCGGCCACCACGCGATCCTCGAGCTGACCACCGACGAGGGCATCGTCGGCTGGGGCGAGGCCCCGGCCGGCGGCACCTGGGGCGGGGCCCACATGCGCTACTACGGCGAGACGCCCGAGACCGTCCGTCACGTGGTCCTCGACCACCTGCTGCCTGCGATCCAGGGCCTCGACCCGCTGGACATCAGCACCATCCACCGCCGCATGGACCAGGTGATCAAGGGTCACCCCTACGCCAAGGCCGCGGTCGACATCGCCTGCTACGACGCGGCCGGCAAGGCCCTGGGCGTCCCGGTCTCGTCCCTGCTCGGTGGCCGCCACCGCGAGGGCATCGAGGTCGCGCACTCTCTCGGCATCATGGACCTCGACCGGTGCTTCGCCGAGGCCGAGGAGGCCGTGGCCGAGGGCGCCCGCACGATCAAGTGCAAGACCGGGCTCGACCCCGAGCGTGACGTCGCGCTGGTCCGAGGCCTGCGGGAGCGTCTGGGCGCCGAGGTCAAGATCCGCGTGGACGGCAACGAGGGCTACAGCTCGGTCAACGAGGCCGTCGACGTCACGCTGCGCCAGGAGGAGTACGACATCCTGCTGTGCGAGCAGCCGGTGGCCGGGGCCGAGGGGCTGGCCCGCGTCGCCTCGCGCATCTCCAGCCCGGTGATGGCCGACGAGTCCGCCTGGACCGTCCACGACATCCTCGAGCTGGACAAGCTCGACGCGGCGGCGTGCATCTCGCTCTACGTGACCAAGCCGGGCGGCCTCTACCGCGCGCGCCAGGTGGGCGAGGTGGCCGGGCACCTGGGCATCTACACCGACATCGGTGGCTCCATCGAGACCGCCATCGGCAACGCCGCGAACCTCCACCTCGGCACCGCGATGGCTAACGCCGTGCTGCCCAGCGTCTGCCCGGTCTCCCAGCCCGAGGGCCGCGAGGGGCCGCGCATGGCCGGGGTGTACTACCTCGACGACCTGGTGACCGAGCCCTTCCGCTTCGTCGACGGCGTCGTCATGGCCCCGACCGGTCCGGGCCTGGGGATCGAGGTCGACCGCGAGAAGATCGCGCGCTACACGGTATGA
- a CDS encoding NAD/NADP-dependent octopine/nopaline dehydrogenase family protein, whose translation MSVVTVLGGGGGGLSAVVELTQAGHEVRLWNRNERTIAPYLERQVPHAGVLGKGRAEPALVTTDLAAALAGAEVVVVCLPSLAHGRLFDDLAALGLDLPVVLNPGHTGGALHARGVFLERGARLPPLAELSTLTYVARVGSDATVGITGRAARVRAAALPGGSEALDWAQRLFPGADPVPDVLASSLSNVNLVLHPPGAVLGLAWVEATGGDFTFYVEGMTPAVAAVMAALDDERRAVARRFGHDVPSLLQEMAGIGTVEPAAAEVGDLCAAIRGGEANKAIRAPGSTEHRYYREDLYFGLLPFLALAEVGGVDTPAAAALFALGDLAVDAPAEARLDARALGVDGLTADELLAVVRP comes from the coding sequence ATGAGCGTCGTCACGGTGCTCGGCGGCGGCGGCGGAGGTCTGTCCGCTGTCGTCGAGCTCACCCAGGCCGGCCACGAGGTGCGGCTGTGGAACCGCAACGAGCGCACCATCGCGCCCTACCTCGAGCGCCAGGTGCCCCACGCGGGCGTCCTGGGCAAGGGCCGCGCCGAGCCGGCCCTGGTCACCACGGACCTGGCCGCCGCGCTGGCGGGCGCGGAGGTCGTCGTGGTGTGCCTGCCGAGCCTGGCGCACGGCCGGTTGTTCGACGACCTGGCCGCGCTGGGCCTCGACCTCCCGGTCGTGCTCAACCCCGGTCACACCGGCGGCGCCCTGCACGCGCGCGGGGTGTTCCTGGAGCGCGGCGCGAGGCTGCCCCCGCTGGCGGAGCTCAGCACGCTGACCTACGTCGCGCGGGTCGGCAGCGACGCCACCGTCGGCATCACCGGGCGGGCTGCCCGCGTGCGTGCGGCTGCCCTCCCGGGCGGGAGCGAGGCGCTCGACTGGGCCCAGCGACTCTTTCCCGGCGCCGACCCGGTGCCCGACGTCCTGGCCTCGAGCCTGTCCAACGTCAACCTGGTCCTGCACCCGCCCGGAGCCGTGCTCGGCCTGGCGTGGGTCGAGGCCACCGGTGGCGACTTCACGTTCTACGTCGAGGGCATGACCCCGGCCGTCGCGGCAGTCATGGCCGCCCTGGACGACGAGCGCCGCGCCGTCGCGCGCCGCTTCGGCCACGACGTGCCCTCGCTCCTGCAGGAGATGGCCGGCATCGGCACCGTGGAGCCGGCGGCCGCGGAGGTCGGCGACCTGTGCGCCGCGATCCGCGGAGGCGAGGCCAACAAGGCGATCCGAGCGCCCGGGTCCACCGAGCACCGCTACTACCGCGAGGACCTGTACTTCGGCCTTCTCCCGTTCCTCGCCCTCGCCGAGGTCGGGGGCGTCGACACACCGGCCGCCGCCGCCCTGTTCGCCCTCGGCGACCTGGCGGTCGACGCTCCGGCCGAGGCCCGCCTCGATGCCCGTGCCCTCGGTGTCGACGGCCTCACCGCCGACGAGCTGCTGGCCGTCGTACGCCCCTGA
- a CDS encoding dipicolinate synthase subunit DpsA: MDLSHRTIAVVGGDEREQEIARLAATTGATVRAYGFPVPEGGIPSVLASTSAAEALEGADYALFPIPGLSAEGALFAPECSEPIVPDRDLLARMAPGATIILGWPDDKLRAAAESLGIAFSEYEHDTELMLLRGPAIIEGALQAAIANTRVTIHDATVAVVGHGNVGRLLTRTLVQLGAHVHLFARNPVQRADAYAAGARPHPLEDLPRVAPQLDMIFSTVPSAVVSAEVLAAVPAGALVMDLAAPPGGIDLAAAESHGHRAIWARGMGRRAPVTVGRSQWSGIERRIEQIEEGRGHAG, from the coding sequence ATGGACCTGTCGCACCGCACCATCGCTGTCGTCGGCGGCGACGAGCGCGAGCAGGAGATCGCGCGGCTGGCCGCCACCACCGGCGCCACCGTGCGCGCCTACGGCTTCCCGGTGCCGGAGGGAGGGATCCCCTCGGTCCTCGCCAGCACCAGCGCGGCCGAGGCACTCGAGGGCGCCGACTACGCGCTCTTCCCGATCCCGGGTCTCTCGGCCGAGGGCGCGCTGTTCGCTCCCGAGTGCTCCGAGCCGATCGTGCCCGACCGGGATCTCCTCGCCAGGATGGCACCCGGCGCCACGATCATCCTGGGGTGGCCCGACGACAAGCTCCGCGCCGCGGCGGAGTCCCTCGGGATCGCCTTCAGCGAGTACGAGCACGACACCGAGCTGATGCTGCTGCGTGGACCGGCGATCATCGAGGGCGCCCTGCAGGCGGCCATCGCCAACACGCGGGTGACCATCCACGACGCCACGGTCGCGGTGGTGGGGCACGGCAACGTCGGGCGCCTGCTGACCCGGACGCTGGTGCAGCTCGGCGCGCACGTGCACCTGTTCGCCCGCAACCCGGTCCAGCGCGCCGACGCCTACGCCGCCGGCGCCCGCCCCCACCCGCTGGAGGATCTGCCGCGCGTGGCGCCCCAGCTGGACATGATCTTCTCCACCGTGCCTTCGGCGGTGGTGTCGGCCGAGGTCCTGGCCGCGGTGCCCGCAGGGGCGCTGGTCATGGACCTCGCCGCGCCCCCCGGCGGCATCGACCTCGCCGCTGCCGAGAGCCACGGACACCGTGCGATCTGGGCCCGCGGGATGGGGCGCCGAGCGCCGGTCACGGTGGGGCGAAGCCAGTGGTCCGGCATCGAACGCCGGATCGAGCAGATCGAGGAAGGACGAGGCCATGCAGGCTGA
- a CDS encoding dihydroorotase, which produces MQADLLFRGGRVVTHTGEFRGGLAVSDGRIVAIGADDALPSARREIDLDGRVLMPGVVDPHCHLGVNYDYDEDMRTETAGAASGGVTTVLLFIRNPEGSYIPFYKDRRARGEQQASIDFGFHFGIQREDHIPEIAQVAAETGVRSFKCHMGYERGNPIGIVSSTDAWVYGAMREAVKLPGGVVSVHCENTDMVELLKKEMMATGRQDLAAYTESRPTFVEEEAIGRMIKLAELTGCPLYIVHTSVGRGPELAAEARARGIDVTMETCPHYLLRTAYDEDLGPTAKISPPLRDLEQQAGLWRGMLNGSIDTLGTDHVPFIKTGGDLWSEKPGVVSFNWELPLMLHHAVHERGMSLSRLVQLNSYNPAKRFGLAPRKGTLAVGADADLVVVDLDEERTVTPTGKGTCLYDGWTLRGWPVMTVSRGRVVFENGEVDPDAVGHGQCVNRPESERS; this is translated from the coding sequence ATGCAGGCTGACCTGCTGTTCCGAGGTGGCCGCGTGGTCACCCACACCGGAGAGTTCCGCGGCGGGCTCGCGGTCAGTGACGGACGGATCGTCGCGATCGGCGCCGACGACGCGCTGCCGTCGGCGCGACGCGAGATCGACCTGGACGGCCGGGTGCTCATGCCGGGCGTCGTCGACCCGCACTGCCACCTCGGCGTCAACTACGACTACGACGAGGACATGCGCACCGAGACCGCCGGCGCGGCCAGCGGTGGGGTGACCACGGTCCTGCTGTTCATCCGCAACCCGGAGGGGTCCTACATCCCCTTCTACAAGGACCGCCGGGCGCGCGGGGAGCAGCAGGCCTCGATCGACTTCGGCTTCCACTTCGGCATCCAGCGCGAGGACCACATCCCGGAGATCGCGCAGGTCGCCGCGGAGACCGGCGTCCGGTCGTTCAAGTGCCACATGGGCTACGAGCGCGGCAACCCGATCGGCATCGTCTCCTCCACCGACGCGTGGGTCTACGGCGCCATGCGCGAGGCGGTGAAGCTGCCCGGCGGGGTGGTCTCCGTGCACTGCGAGAACACCGACATGGTGGAGCTGCTCAAGAAGGAGATGATGGCCACCGGGCGGCAGGACCTTGCGGCCTACACCGAGTCGCGGCCGACCTTCGTCGAGGAGGAGGCCATCGGGCGCATGATCAAGCTCGCCGAGCTGACCGGCTGCCCCCTGTACATCGTGCACACCAGCGTCGGGCGCGGCCCCGAGCTGGCGGCCGAGGCCCGCGCGCGCGGCATCGACGTGACCATGGAGACCTGTCCGCACTACCTGCTGCGGACGGCCTACGACGAGGACCTCGGCCCGACGGCCAAGATCTCCCCGCCGTTGCGTGACCTGGAGCAGCAGGCCGGGCTGTGGCGAGGGATGCTCAACGGCTCGATCGACACGCTGGGCACCGACCACGTGCCGTTCATCAAGACCGGTGGCGACCTGTGGAGCGAGAAGCCCGGGGTGGTCTCGTTCAACTGGGAGCTCCCGTTGATGCTGCACCACGCGGTGCACGAGCGTGGCATGTCGCTCTCGCGGCTGGTGCAGCTGAACTCCTACAACCCGGCCAAGCGCTTCGGTCTGGCTCCCCGCAAGGGCACGCTGGCCGTCGGCGCGGACGCCGACCTCGTCGTGGTCGACCTCGACGAGGAGCGCACCGTGACCCCGACCGGCAAGGGCACCTGTCTCTACGACGGCTGGACGCTGCGCGGCTGGCCGGTGATGACGGTCTCGCGCGGCAGGGTCGTGTTCGAGAACGGCGAGGTCGACCCCGATGCCGTCGGGCACGGCCAGTGCGTCAACCGGCCCGAGAGCGAGCGATCCTGA
- a CDS encoding TIM barrel protein: protein MLRSISIQLMWTDRPHAERVEAAAAAGFDLVDLWDRRDSDLDGVAETARRHGVGVNGFFGNRDHSLCDPDDVDAAIAEIAENLDAAVRAGARQLHLFSNAIRPGGVVAPLPELDRAELISTGVRALRTVAPRAAEAGVQLVLEHLNTVFLPGYLWDEVAVTTEVAQAVDHPSVGVVFDVFHQQLVRGRLTDNLVACLPWLVRVDIAQVPDRAEPGLGEVDLGFLRDVLARHGWDGTMTFEIVPSDGDPATAVKDIDRLFPKVSA, encoded by the coding sequence ATGCTGCGCTCGATCTCGATCCAGCTGATGTGGACCGACCGCCCGCACGCCGAGCGCGTGGAGGCCGCCGCGGCCGCGGGGTTCGACCTGGTGGACCTGTGGGACCGCCGCGACAGCGACCTCGACGGCGTCGCCGAGACGGCCCGTCGCCACGGGGTCGGCGTCAACGGGTTCTTCGGCAACCGTGACCACTCCCTGTGCGACCCCGACGACGTCGACGCCGCGATCGCCGAGATCGCGGAGAACCTCGACGCCGCGGTCAGGGCGGGCGCCCGCCAGCTCCACCTGTTCAGCAACGCGATCCGCCCCGGCGGCGTCGTGGCCCCGCTCCCCGAGCTGGACCGTGCCGAGCTGATCAGCACGGGTGTCCGCGCCCTGCGCACAGTCGCCCCTCGGGCGGCCGAGGCGGGGGTGCAGCTCGTGCTGGAGCACCTCAACACCGTCTTCCTGCCGGGCTACCTGTGGGACGAGGTCGCGGTGACCACCGAGGTCGCGCAGGCCGTCGACCACCCCTCGGTCGGCGTGGTGTTCGACGTCTTCCACCAGCAGCTGGTGCGCGGCAGGCTCACCGACAACCTCGTGGCGTGCCTGCCCTGGCTGGTGCGGGTCGACATCGCGCAGGTCCCCGACCGAGCCGAGCCCGGGCTGGGTGAGGTCGACCTGGGGTTCCTGCGCGACGTCCTCGCGCGCCACGGCTGGGACGGCACGATGACCTTCGAGATCGTGCCCAGCGACGGAGATCCCGCCACCGCCGTGAAGGACATCGACCGGCTGTTCCCCAAGGTCTCGGCATGA
- a CDS encoding SDR family NAD(P)-dependent oxidoreductase has protein sequence MSAHQLTDKVVVITGVGSMRGQGAAAARLFAAEGARVVATDLPSSEGEATATQLGVEFRPLDVTRAEEWKALVEDVVGRHGRIDVLVNNAGLWCATPLLEMVPEEYDRVVAVNQTGVYLGIAAVAPVMRDQGSGSIVNTCSVSGMRGAGQPFAYAASKWAVRGMTRVAAHELAPHGVRVNAVSPGVVDTPMIHGGAEVLDRLAALVPMGRVAQPDEVAHVVLFLAGASSSYISGTEISVDAALTA, from the coding sequence ATGAGCGCGCACCAGCTCACCGACAAGGTCGTGGTGATCACCGGCGTCGGCTCGATGCGTGGGCAGGGCGCTGCCGCCGCGCGGCTCTTCGCCGCGGAGGGCGCTCGCGTGGTCGCCACCGACCTGCCCTCGTCCGAGGGCGAGGCGACCGCCACGCAGCTCGGTGTGGAGTTCCGTCCCCTGGACGTCACCCGGGCCGAGGAGTGGAAGGCCCTCGTCGAGGACGTCGTGGGCCGGCACGGACGCATCGACGTGCTGGTCAACAACGCCGGCCTGTGGTGCGCGACGCCACTGCTCGAGATGGTCCCGGAGGAGTACGACCGCGTCGTCGCGGTCAACCAGACCGGTGTCTACCTCGGGATCGCGGCCGTCGCTCCGGTGATGCGCGACCAGGGGTCCGGATCGATCGTCAACACCTGCTCGGTCTCCGGCATGCGGGGCGCCGGCCAGCCGTTCGCCTACGCGGCCTCCAAGTGGGCGGTGCGCGGGATGACCCGGGTCGCGGCCCACGAGCTGGCGCCTCACGGGGTCCGGGTCAACGCGGTGAGCCCGGGTGTGGTGGACACCCCCATGATCCACGGGGGTGCGGAGGTGCTCGACCGGCTCGCCGCCCTGGTGCCGATGGGCCGCGTCGCCCAGCCGGACGAGGTCGCTCACGTGGTCCTGTTCCTCGCCGGCGCGTCCAGCAGCTACATCTCCGGCACGGAGATCAGCGTCGACGCCGCGTTGACCGCCTAG
- a CDS encoding YciI family protein, producing MPFLVTCRDVADSAGLRAEHLPAHRRYVDERAEQILLSGPLTDDDGVRRVGQLFVLDVPDPPAASAFIRQDPFTRAGVFSDITIDRLELRFDGGRRLPRTD from the coding sequence GTGCCGTTCCTGGTCACCTGCCGCGACGTCGCGGACTCCGCCGGCCTGCGCGCGGAGCACCTGCCGGCCCACCGTCGCTATGTCGACGAGCGGGCCGAGCAGATCCTGCTCTCCGGACCGCTCACCGACGACGACGGCGTGCGGCGGGTCGGCCAGCTCTTCGTCCTCGACGTCCCCGACCCGCCGGCGGCCTCCGCCTTCATCCGCCAGGACCCGTTCACCCGGGCCGGCGTCTTCTCCGACATCACGATCGATCGTCTGGAGCTGCGCTTCGACGGGGGACGTCGCCTCCCTCGCACCGACTGA
- the glyA gene encoding serine hydroxymethyltransferase, producing MTTLDEPLATFDPDVHAAITAELARQQGTLELIASENFAPVSVMQAQGSVLTNKYAEGYPGRRYYGGCEHVDVVERLAIERVTALFGAEAANVQPHSGAQANAAAMSALLDPGDTILGLDLAHGGHLTHGMRLNFSGKLYNVVVYHVDPDDFRVDMAEVERLAVEHRPKLIVAGWSAYPRHLDFAEFRRIADLVGAHLMVDMAHFAGLVAAGLHPNPVPHAHVVTTTTHKTLGGPRGGVIMSTADLAKKLNSAVFPGQQGGPLEHVVAAKAVGFKLAGSPEFRERQERTLEGARILAAALGSDRVRDAGVSVLTGGTDVHLVLVDLRDSELDGKQAEDLLHSMGLTVNRNAVPFDPRPPMVTSGLRIGTPALATRGFAAEEFTEVGEIIATALSSTPSEELSAQLRSRVASLAARVPLYPGLS from the coding sequence ATGACCACGCTCGACGAGCCGCTCGCCACCTTCGACCCCGACGTCCACGCGGCGATCACCGCGGAGCTCGCCCGCCAGCAGGGCACCCTGGAGCTGATCGCCTCGGAGAACTTCGCGCCGGTCTCGGTGATGCAGGCGCAGGGCTCGGTCCTGACCAACAAGTACGCCGAGGGCTACCCGGGCCGCCGCTACTACGGCGGCTGCGAGCACGTCGACGTCGTCGAGCGGCTCGCCATCGAGCGGGTCACCGCGCTGTTCGGCGCCGAGGCCGCCAACGTGCAGCCCCACTCGGGCGCGCAGGCCAATGCCGCCGCGATGTCGGCGCTGCTCGACCCGGGGGACACGATCCTGGGCCTGGATCTGGCGCACGGCGGTCACCTGACCCACGGCATGCGGCTCAACTTCTCCGGCAAGCTCTACAACGTCGTGGTCTACCACGTCGACCCGGACGACTTCCGGGTGGACATGGCCGAGGTCGAGCGCCTGGCGGTGGAGCATCGACCCAAGCTGATCGTCGCGGGTTGGTCGGCCTACCCCCGCCACCTGGACTTCGCGGAGTTCCGGCGCATCGCCGACCTCGTCGGCGCCCACCTCATGGTCGACATGGCGCACTTCGCCGGCCTGGTCGCAGCCGGACTCCACCCGAACCCGGTGCCGCACGCCCACGTCGTCACCACGACCACCCACAAGACCCTCGGTGGGCCGCGTGGAGGTGTCATCATGAGCACGGCGGACCTGGCGAAGAAGCTCAACAGCGCCGTCTTTCCCGGCCAGCAGGGCGGTCCGCTCGAGCACGTCGTCGCCGCCAAGGCGGTCGGCTTCAAGCTGGCCGGGTCCCCGGAGTTCCGCGAGCGGCAGGAGCGCACGCTGGAGGGCGCCCGGATCCTCGCCGCGGCTCTCGGTTCCGATCGGGTCCGCGACGCCGGGGTCAGCGTGCTGACCGGCGGCACGGACGTGCACCTGGTCCTGGTGGACCTGCGCGACTCGGAGCTGGACGGCAAGCAGGCCGAGGACCTCCTGCACTCGATGGGCCTGACGGTCAACCGCAACGCGGTCCCCTTCGACCCGCGTCCCCCGATGGTCACCTCCGGCCTGCGCATCGGCACCCCGGCGCTGGCCACCCGCGGCTTCGCCGCCGAGGAGTTCACCGAGGTGGGCGAGATCATCGCCACCGCGCTGAGCAGCACCCCGTCGGAGGAGCTCAGCGCCCAGCTGCGGAGCCGGGTCGCCTCGCTGGCCGCCCGCGTCCCGCTCTACCCGGGCCTGTCGTGA